Within the Flavobacterium sp. CG_23.5 genome, the region CTTTCCCGAGATATTCCATCGCCAATTTTTGATTGCCTTTTTCTGCATAGACCAGTCCAATATTCCCCAAGCTATAAGCGGTGCCAATCAAATAATCCGCTTTTTTGAAAATGGCGCCCGACTCATTGAAATAGCGTAAAGACCGATTGTATTGCTTGTTTTTTAAATATTGATCTCCGGCATTTAATAAAGCACTTGCTAAGGCAATAGCATTATCTGTTTTTCTTAATAGTTGGATCGCTCGGTTATAGTAAATATCTGCATTTTTAGCATTACCCATCACCGAATAAATATCGGCAATGGCGGAATACGCTGTTCCTTGTCCAACAACGAATTTTGCTTTTGTAGCTGCTTCTTCACTTTTGATAAAAGCATCCAAAGACTTATCTAAATCTCCGGCAAGTCTGTGTTTATTTCCTTTTTGATAATATCCTCTGTGAAGGTATAAATAGTTTTTTTCCGCTTTAGATAATGCAATAAGTTCGTCGGCATATCGTAGTGAAAGTCCCAGATTATCAACTTCATTAAATGCTAAATTTCTCAACAGTTCTAACTTTTCAGTTCCTTTGAGATTCCCTTTAGCGTAAATCAGCTTTAAACTGTCGGCTACTTTTTGCTCTTGTCCCCAAGCAGTTTCAGACAGGAAAAATAGAAAACACAACGCACCGGAGATTTCTACAATACACTTGTAAAATCTCAATTTCATTGCGGATTTATTGCTAATTTTGGATCAATACTAAACGATTTATAATTAGAAGGTGAATCATAAATGCTGAAATTAATCAGGTAAATATCTTCTAAACCAGCTAACCTATTATCGTTTTTAACGTTGGCATTTACATTACCTGACCTCCCAGCTGAACCTTGAATGGTTTTGGCAGTAAAGAAATTGGTATCGCCGTCTTCTGAGTCAAAGACAATGCTGGTGATTGCTATGGTATATCCGTTATCACCTGTAACACCAACCCATTTCACATTGTTATTTATAAATACGATGGAGGTGAAATCTGGTAAAGTTCCGTTGGGAGAATTACCGTTGTTGTCATCAGATAAGACACATATTTCATTAATCTGTGCTTTTGTTGGATTAGTTAATCCAAAAAGATAATTTGCTTGAACACTTAATGTGATTGTTACTGGCTTTGCCATAATTACTATATTTAAAGGTTAATAAATACATATTTATATAGACCATTAATTAAATTCGGCGGGGCAAGCCAGTAAGATTTGGAGTAATTCGATCTAAAAACGAATATCAAATTTAATGTTTTTTTTCTAATAATTTAATATTGTTTTTCTCAAATTACTGTTTTTTAAGCGATTATTATTAAAATTGTATGTGGAATCACTATTTTCCTTCATCATCTAAAAAGAAACATTTCGTCTAAAAAAAATCTAATTCTCAATATAAATGGATTGGTCCTTAAAATTAATAAAAAAAGAATGCGAAGTACTATTGAACAAATTATGACTTTTAAAAATGTTTGTGATGTAATTATTGAGGTGAAAGAAAAGGGAATTTCGATTTAAGAATTTTGATTAACGATTGCTGATTTTTGATTTAAAAATCAGCAACAAGAAACATTTGAAATTTAAAATCGTTTATCTGAAATCTAAAATATTATTTCTCCCCTTCCCATTCCGCATAAAATTGCGACAGGAATCCTTCCATGTATTTATGTCTTTCTTGTGCAATTTGTTTTCCGGTCACCGTATTCATTTTGTCTTTTAGCAGTAACAACTTTTCGTAAAAATGATTGAGCGTTGGAGAATCATTATTCTTGTACTCTTCCTTTGACATCTTCGTTTTCGGAGCAATTTTAGGGTCGTAGATCGTTCTGTTTTTAAAACCCCCATAATTAAACGTTCGGGCAATTCCAATGGCGCCAATGGCGTCTAAACGATCCGCGTCCTGAACTATATCCAGCTCAATGGAAGAGAATTTCTTTTCGAAATTACCGCCTTTGTAGGAGATGTTTTCAATGATATTTATTACATGTGCTATCGTTTCTTCTGCTGCGTTTTCTGATTCTAAGAATTCGCGGGCTACGGTGGGTCCAACAGTCTCGTCTCCATTATGAAATTTACTGTCGGCAATATCATGAAGTAGCGCTCCTAAACGAACAATTGTTGCATCACACGCTTCGTTTTTAGAAATTAAAACAGCATTTTTATACACTCTTTCAATATGGAACCAGTCGTGTCCGCCTTCGGCATTTTCTAATTTTTCTTTAACGAAAAGAATCGTCTTGTCAATTATATCTTCTTTGATCATTTTAATATTGGTCTTAATCAAAAATGTTGAATCTTGAAGCACAATAACTTCAAAACTCAACATTTTTTATTCTTTTATTTAGAACTTAAAAAATCTATCGTGCTAAAGCAGGTTCTACCCATTTGAAAATATGGGATTCTTGTGGAATTACCATACGTTCTGAAATTTTAGCCATTCTTCCTGGTAATTTCATTAAGTAATCACGGGCTTTCTCCGCTTCATCTGTCAAACCAGACATTTTTTCAATTTCCCATTTTTCAACCAGTTTTTGCATGATATCAACATAATCGGAAGCAGTGTAAACACCTATTCGCTGCGCCGAATCAGAAAACTGTTCGAAAGCAGTACTGATTTTTTGTCCAGATTCTCTCAGAAAATGCGCAGGCATAACGATTTTTGCTTTCATCATATATTGAAAAGCAAGCATCATTTCACTTGGATCCACTTGAAAAATTCTAGTCACAAATTCGCTATACGCATGATGATGGCGCATCTCGTCACCAGCAATCATTTTGCACATTTTAGACAATTTGTTATCTCCATATTTCTTCGCCATTTGCGCCACTCTATTATGAGAAACATAAGTAGCTAACTCTTGAAAACTAGTGTATACAAAATTCTTGTAAGGATCACGTCCGGTTCCAATATCAAAACCATCATTAATAAGATGTTGTGTAGTCATCTCGATTTCACGCATGTTTACACGACCTGACAAATACAAGTATTTATTCAGCAAATCTCCATGACGATTTTCCTCACCAGTCCATTGTCTGATCCATTTAGACCAGCCATTTCTTTCCACGTTATCAATACCATCTACATCCATTAACCAGGATTCGTAGGTTGGCAAAGCTTCTTCGGTGATTGTATCTCCCACTAAAGTTACCCAGAAATCATATGGTAATTCTTTTGCTATTTCACGTAATTCTTTAACCTCATCAAAAAAGGTGTCACTTTCAGAATTAGGCAAAAAATCTGATGGTTGCCATATTTTTTCCACTGGGATTAGGTACTGATCAACAAAGCTATCCACGTTTTTTTCCAAAAACTGCATTACTTCTAATCGAATGTTTTTTATTGACATTATATATAAATTAAATTTTTATTCCTTGTACTACAGTTTTTTCTGTTAATTCTGATAGTTCCTCATAACCATAATCTTTTACCGCTAATGGTTTATGTATTACAAAGGTAAGGTGATTTCCTAAACCTAAGGGGAAAAATCCATATTTAACGATTTTCCAAGAGTTGTTTATCGTTACCGGAACCACGTAAGCAGATGGTGCATTTTTACATAATATTTTCAATCCGGTTTGGGAAAACGACTTTGGCGCTCCGTTCTTGCTTCTAGTTCCTTCCGGAAAAATAACTGCCGAGCGTTTGTATTTTTCAATATATTCTGCTAATCCTTTGATTGCAGGAATAGCTTGTTTTGGATCTTTGCGATCAATAAGGACCGAACCCCCGTGTCTCAAATTATAAGAAACACTTGGAATTCCTTTTCCTAATTCCATTTTACTGACAAATTTACAATGAAAACGACGTAAATACCAAATCATTGCAATAATATCATACATACTTTGATGATTAGAAACAAAAATCAAAGGGGCATCTTTAGGAATATTATCTATATTTTCAAATTTATAGGTTGTTCCTAAAAGATTGGTGCATTTTACCAACAAAAAGTTCATATAATCCACACTCTTTTTGTGAGCCTGATAACCAAAAACAGTAAAGCAAGTCCATTGAATGGGATGAAACAGGACCAATATAAGACCAAAACACAAATAATAAATTATGGATATAGGATAGGAAATCAGTTTTTGCATTCTTAAAATATTAGCCACAAAAGTAAGAAATATATTTTTAGTCGGATTTAAATCACAAACAATATATAGAATTCGTGTTTAATCGTAACTTTGCAGAATAAAATCCATGTCTTTTTTATCCAAAAATGAACTTCACTTATCCAAAAAACGAAAAACTAAAAAGTAAAATCACCATTGGATTATTGTTTTCCGAAGGGAAATCAGTGTCTAAATATCCTTTACGATTAGTCTATTATTCTGGTAATTTGGACAATCCCGACACTTCGGGGCAAAATATAAAGATGGGAGTTTCGGTATCAAAAAAACATTTTAAAAAAGCGGTTGACCGAAATTATTTTAAACGCGTTCTTCGTGAAACCTATCGTCTCAACAAACATTTACTATTGGATAATCTGGATAAACCCTATGCTTTTATGTTGTTTTACCAAAGCAAAGACCGTTTGTCTTATGAGGAAATCAACACCAAAACTATTCAATTGTTTGAGAAATTTTTGCAACAAAATAGTAAAACTACTTTGTCAGAAAATAACCTAGATTTAGAAAAATTATAATTTGCAATTCAATCAAATGAAGCAATAGAACCTTTATATACAATACTTTAATTAATATTGACGTTTTATTGTTATTTTAGCGGTTACAAATTTAGTTATACGAAACCCATGAACTTCTTTTTCAAAAAAAAATTCATAATTCCTATTGTCGCTTCGGCATTTTTATTCATTGGAACCAGTTTCAAAGACGATTTTTTTGAAATTGCAAAACAGATAGAAATATTCACTACGCTATTTAAGGAGTTGAATAAAAATTACGTAGACGAGACAAATCCTGGCGATTTAATGGACAAAGCCATCAAAGGAATGTTAGGCAGTCTAGACCCTTACACTGTTTATTTCAACGAGCAGGAGGTGGTACGATTCAAAATAAATAACACAGGAGAATATACTGGAATCGGTGCTTTATTAACAAGAAAAGAGGAGAAACTAACGGTAAAAGAAATTTATAAAAACTTCCCTGCGGATAAAGCTGGACTCAAGCCTGGTGACGAAATTATTCAAATAGGTGATGTGCTTTTATCTGCATTCAAAGAAGATGCTTCACAACTTTTTAAAGGGGCAAAAAATACTAAAATCGACATCAAATACATTCGACAAGGAAAAACCAACACAACCCAAATTGTATTGGATGAAGTAGAAATAAAATCAGTGCCATTTTTCGGGAAAATTGATGAAAAAACCGGTTATATTGTCTTGTCCCATTTCAATAAAAAAGCTTCCGTCGAAACCAAAGAGGCATTAGAACAATTAAAAAGGGAGGGTGCGCAAAGAATTATCTTGGATCTAAGAGACAACCCAGGCGGACTTTTGAATGAAGCAGTGAATATTTGCAATCTCTTTGTTCCAAAAAATGAAATCATCGTAACTACAAAATCGAAAATCGAAAAACACAATACTACCTATAAAACTGCCAATGAACCTATTGATACCGAAATTCCATTAATTATAATTGTCAATGGAAGAAGCGCATCCGCATCAGAAATTGTTTCGGGAGCCTTACAGGATTTAGACCGTGCCGTGGTACTGGGAAGCCGAAGTTTTGGAAAAGGATTAGTGCAAAGACCAGTAGAATTAACCTATGGAACGCAACTAAAGGTAACCATTGCCCGTTATTATACCCCTTCCGGAAGATGTATTCAAGCCCTAGATTATGCACATAAAGACAAAAGTGGTGTAGCCACTAGAACCGAGCAAAAAAATTACAATGCATTCAAAACACGAAAAGGAAGAGCTGTTTATGATGGTGGCGGCATTCAGCCTGATGTAGAGCTTAGCGAAACTAAACTAAGTCCAATCACCAACGCATTAATACGCAATGATGGAATTTTCAATTATGTAACGCATTATTATTATAAAAATCCAACTTTAGGAGATAAGATTCCAACGATTTCAGATGCGGATTATTTAGACTTTAAACAGTTTTTAAAAGCTGAAAAGTTCTCTTTTGATACTGAAACAGAGTTGGCTTTGAAAAATACTTTGGCTATAGCCAAAAAAGAAAAAGTAGACGAATCCATATCAACAGAATACCAGCAATTGTTGAGTGCATTGCAAAAAAGTGAAGATCTGCTATTGGATAAAAATCAAAAAGAGATCAAGAATCTTATCTTAGATGAAATCATAAAAAGGTATCAATACCAAGAAGGATTATATCAATATTATATAAAAAACAATACCGAAGTTAAAAAAGCGGTTAGCATTTTGGACAATAATTCAGAATACAAATCTATTTTGAAATTATAATGAACAAATTTTTCCAAATATTATTTTTACTTTTTTGTTGTTATCTAAAAGCTCAAGAAAAACCGGTTGAAACGGTATTTTTTGAATTTGACAAATACAACCTTAGCGAAGAACAAATAAAAACCATCATTGATTTTGCTAAAAAAGCAGATACGACCAAGATAGAATCGATTCAAATTTATGGTTATTGTGACGATAGAGGGGACAACGATTATAATTATAAATTATCCAAGAGCAGGGTGAATACCGTTCAAGACATCCTTACTTCCAACGGTTTTAATAAAAATAAAATTGTGATCATAGAAGGTAAGGGACGTGTGATTATACAAACGGACGCTGTGGAAAACTTAGTAGAAACTCGTTCCAAAAACAGACGTGTTGATTTATTTCTTGTAAAAAAGAATAGTTTTGGAAACGGCATTTTTAACTCTTTTCAAGAAAATCATAAGGTTGGTGATCGTATTTATCTAGAAAATATCTTCTTTGATTTAGGAAGAAGTGAGCTTACTTTACATTCGAAAAAAGAATTAGACAAAGTCATATTGATTTTGCAAAAAAATCAAAATCTTCAATTTGAAATAAGAGGCCATGTCTGTTGCACACCCAGTTATTACGATGATGCCATAGACGAAGCCACACAGGAAAGAAAACTTTCGACGAATCGTGCCCGGAATGTTTTTAAATATTTAATGTCAAAAAAAATTAACAGCCTTCGAATGACCTACAAAGGCTGTGGCAATAAATTTCCCGTTGGAAAAGGGGATGCTTTTGACCGAAGAGTAGAATTTCTTATTGTAAAAATATAATTATTCCCGTTTCATCTCAATATGCGGGATGTCATCCTCCAAATACATTTCGCTGGTTTGAACAAAACCATGACCTTCATAGAACTTTTTAAGGTATAATTGGGCACCAATGGTAATTTGGCTTTCGCCAAAATGCAGCAAAACACCAGCAATAGCTTCACGCATTAAATCATGTCCCCATTTCCGGTCACGGTAATTTGCATCTACAACCACTCTACCAATCGAGGCATTATCAAAACTGATTCCTGCCTTAAAAAGTCTTGCATGAGCTACGATTTTTCCTTCGAATTCTCCAAAAAGATGCAACGCCACTTTATCCTTGCCGTCAAGATCGAGATAAACGCAGTTTTGTTCCACTACAAATATTTCGCTTCGCAATCGCAGCAAATCGTATAGTTCGTGAACAGAAAGTGCCTCAAAAGGCTTTATACTCCATTTTAACATCGTGTGCTTTTTATTCTATTTATAGATTGCAAATTAAAGAAAATAAAAATCAGTTTTTCAAAACAACAACCGATTTTATTATGGATTCTAACTCATGCATCAAATCGCGTTTTTCAATGGAAGGCGCATAACAAAAACCCTCCAGAACCAGAATTCTGCTGTTTTCCTTGTCAACAATGGCATAATTGATAAATGGTCCCTGCATATAATCATTTTTCAACTCCCAGGTTCCTTTAGTCTCATAGGTTTTTTTCCCATCAAGCGTGGTCTTGAAAAGATACGGTGCATAGGCTTCTTCCGTAACCATGTTAGATTTTGGTTCGGTACCACTAATGTATAATTGCCCAATTGAATCTCTCATTTTGATAATACTGGTAATCAAATTTGAATTCTTCTTTATGGAACTTATAGGAACCTGATAGATCAAAAGGCTATTGTTTCCCCCGTTAATTTCCTTTTTCAACCACATAAATTTACTTTTATGAAGTACATAGGCATAGTTGGAAGGGATTTTTAGTGAAATATGGAATTTGTTAGCAATAACTTTTGGATTGAGTAGTGAATGAGAATTAATTCTCTGGCTTTCAGCTATTTCTGTTTTTTTGATTAACTGAAGCATTTTCGGAGCATTTTTTTCTATACATTTTATAATGTCTGCCCCTGTTTTTCCGGAGATATAAAACACATTTTGAGGTGATGCATATTGATTTTTTTTTATTTCAAAATTGTTTTCTACTTCTTTTTTAACCACTATAATTGCTCTGCTATCCGTCATGAATCCTTCCAGAAGTTTAATTGGATATTGATTTATGTTAAAAAGAGGTTCTTCTTGTGGTAAACCAATAACTGGTGATGCAAACTTATTTCGGATGCTGTCGCCCACTTCGCCATTCCACAATTGATCATCGATAATAACGGAAATCGTGTTGATTTTCCCATTAGTTTTCCGAGGTAAATTATCACTTTTCTTGGCACAGGAAAAGAACATAAAAGAAATAAAAAGAAATAAAAATTGAGCCTTCTTCATTATTATTTAATTAAAAAATAAAACCCAAATTTATAGCTATTTCTTTTATTATCCGCTTCATTACAGGTTTACTATTTCTGCAGCGAATATCATTCCATTTTTTCAGTCTGTTTACAATCATTTATTCCTCCTGCTCTGTTTCAATTTACTAGAAATAAATTTTGCATTCGCAATGGATAAAAATAAAAAACCCATAAATAATGCTTGTAACACTATTTATGGGTTTTCAGGTAAACTACAAAAAGTAGTTTTAGTATGTCGCAATTAGTCCAAGATAGCCGCAATTCCAGGTAATACTTTACCTTCCAGCATTTCAAGCATAGCGCCTCCGCCTGTAGAAACATAACTCATCTTATCTTCTAAACCAAATTGTTTTACTGCCGCAACTGAATCGCCACCACCAACTAGAGAAAACGCTCCTTTTTCTGTAGAAGCCGCAATATAATTCCCAAGAGCAATAGTTCCTTTTGCAAATTTTTCCATTTCAAAAACACCTAATGGTCCGTTCCAAAGAATGGTTTTGGACTCCATAATTACTTTTTCGAACATAGCTAATGATTTTGGTCCTGCGTCAAGTCCTTGCCATCCATCTGGAATTTCATTAACATCTACAATTTTCGTTTCCGCATCATTTGAAAATGCATTCGCTGCAACAACATCAACCGGAATATGAATTTGAACTCCTTTTTCCTTAGCCAATCTTAAAATTTCTAATGCCAATTCTTGTTTGTCATCTTCACAGATAGAATCTCCAATTTTACCGCCCAATGCTTTCACAAAAGTAAAGGTCATTCCGCCACCAATAATCATGTGATCCACTTTGTCCAAAATATTTTCGATAACCGTAATTTTAGAAGACACTTTTGATCCACCAAGAACTGCTGTGACTGGTTTTTCACTGTTTTTCAAAACCTTATTCAAGCTTTCAATTTCTTTAGCCAATAATAATCCGAAACATTTTTCAGTAGGAAAGAATTGCGCAATAATAGTTGTAGATGCATGTGCTCTGTGTGCTGTTCCAAAAGCATCATTTACATAAATATCACCAAGCGACGCTAGCTCTTTTGCGAAAGCAACATCTCCGGCTTCTTCTTCGCTGTGAAAACGCAAATTTTCCAATAATAAAACTTCTCCAGCCTGTAATTTTGCTGCAGCATCTTTGGCTACCGAACCAACACAATCTGAAGCAAATTGAACAGGAACTCCAAGAACTTCTGAAGTCGTTTTTAAGATATGTTTTAATGAATATTTGCCTTCAACACCTTTTGGTCTTCCTAAATGTGACATCAAAATTACGCTTCCGCCTTGTGCAAGAATTGCATCGATTGTAGGTTTTGCCGCTTCGATACGAGTAGCATCAGTCACGTTAAAATCCTCATCTAATGGCACATTAAAATCAACACGGATTATAGCTTTTTTATTTTTGAAATTGAAATCGTTTAAAGTTTTCATTAGGCCTTTTTTTAGTTTATTTTTTTTGAAAGAATAACAAATATAGAACTTTTAAATTATTAATAAATTTGAAAAAATCAAATAAATTCTGTTTTAAGCAACGAAATCGATGTAAATAAATAAATAATGTTTCATTTTAATGTTTTAAGTGTTTTTTATTCTAAAGGAAGTTAAATTTTTATTATTTAAAACATCGGATGCTTAACTATCATTTTACAGCTGAAAATTTTAGACTAAACCATTTTCTTATATCTTTGCTTTATGCAATTTTCAGAAATTTTAGGACAAGAACACATTAAAAGTCATTTGACAAAAAGTGCTGATTTGGGAAGAATTCCCCACGCACAACTGTTCGTGGGTCCTGAGGGAAGCGGTACGTTACCTATGGCAATCGCTTATGCCCAATACATTATTTGCAGCAATCAAAACTCGGAAAATTCGGGTTCAAATGAGGCTTGTAATCTGAAATTCAATAAAATTTCGCACCCCGATTTACATTTTGTTTATCCAACCGTAAGCACCGAAGAAGTAAAAACAAAGCCAAAAAGTATTGATTTCATTACAGAATGGGGACAATTTTTAACTGAAAATCCTTATGGAGGATTGTTTGATTGGTATCAAATGCTAGGCGTTAAAAATAAACAAGGCGAAATTAGAGTCGACGATGCACAGGAAATCCTGAAATCTTTGGCTTTGAAATCCTATGAAGGCGGGTACAAAATAATGATCATTTGGATGGCAGATAAATTAAATATCGCCGCTTCCAATAAATTATTGAAATTACTGGAGGAACCAACAGACAGAACGGTTTTCATACTGATTTCGGAAAACGAAGAAGATCTTATTCAAACCATACGTTCCCGTTGCCAAGTCTTGCATTTTAATGGTTTACCCGAAAAAGTTATTGCCGAAGCCTTAGTTTCACGTGAAAATACTGAAACTAAAACGGCCGTAAAAATAGCGCACCAAGCGCAAGGAAATTACAACAAAGCACTACAATTGTTGCAACCGGATAGCGAATCTGTTTTTTTCGAAAAATGGTTTGTAGATTGGGTTCGTGCCGCTTTTAGAGCAAAAGGAAATGCGGCAGCAATTCAGGATTTAATTCAGTGGAGCGAACAAATTGCCGGTTTGGGAAGAGAGACTCAAAAGAAGTTTTTACACTTTTGTATTGATATGTTCCGTCAGGCTTTGTTATTGAATTATCAAGCCGAAAGTTTAGTTTACATAGAACCGCAAGTCGAGAAATTCAAAATGGAGAATTTCGCCCCTTTTGTCAATGGCAATAATATTAATGATATCTTTCAGGAACTTTCGGATGCGATGTATCATATTGAACGCAACGGAAATGCAAAAATAATCTTAACCGATTTATCAATAAAACTTACCCGATTAATTCACAAAAAATAAAAACATGAACAACATTACTTCGATTTTAATTCTAATTTTCTTAGCTATTACTTTTCTTCAATCCGGATATGATAAACTGTTTTATTGGAAAGATAATGTGGATTGGTTAAAAGGTCATTTTGCAAAAACACCGTTGAAAAATGCTGTGCCATTAGCCTTATTGAATATATTAATTTTAGAGTTGATTTCAGGTATTTTATGTGTGGTTGGCTGCATCGAATTATTTGTAAACAACGGAAGAATTTTTGGTTTTTATGGAGCTGTTTTTTCTTGCATTACTTTACTAATGTTACTATTCGGACAGCGATTGGCTAAAGATTATGATGGCGCAAGAACTATAGTTATCTATTTCATACCAGCAATAATGGCTGTGTATTGGTTAAACTAAAAATAAAATCAGAAAAAAAGTAATTACATTGACAAATAAAATGATACCAAAACATCCTTCAGAATCCGTAACAATATTAACCGATTTAGTTTTGCCAAGTGAAACAAATCCTTTAAATAATCTTTTTGGTGGCGAACTTCTAGCTCGTATGGATCGTGCAGCAAGTATCGCAGCAAGAAGACATTCGAGAAGAATTGTGGTTACAGCCTCCGTAAATCATGTAGCTTTCAATAGAGCCATTCCATTAGGAAGTGTGGTTACGGTCGAAGCCAAAGTTTCCAGAGCTTTCAAGAGTTCGATGGAAATTTTTATTGATATTTGGGTAGAAGACAGAGAATCTGGAAACCGCACCAAAGCCAATGAAGCAATTTATACTTTCGTTGCCGTAGATGATACCGGAAGACCTGTTGAAGTTCCTCAAATAATCCCGGAAACAGAACTGGAAAAACAACGTTTTGACGCTGCTTTGCGCCGCAAACAACTCAGTTTGGTTTTAGCAGGGAAATTAAACCCTCATGATGCCACTGAATTG harbors:
- a CDS encoding DoxX family membrane protein, with the translated sequence MNNITSILILIFLAITFLQSGYDKLFYWKDNVDWLKGHFAKTPLKNAVPLALLNILILELISGILCVVGCIELFVNNGRIFGFYGAVFSCITLLMLLFGQRLAKDYDGARTIVIYFIPAIMAVYWLN
- a CDS encoding acyl-CoA thioesterase, with amino-acid sequence MIPKHPSESVTILTDLVLPSETNPLNNLFGGELLARMDRAASIAARRHSRRIVVTASVNHVAFNRAIPLGSVVTVEAKVSRAFKSSMEIFIDIWVEDRESGNRTKANEAIYTFVAVDDTGRPVEVPQIIPETELEKQRFDAALRRKQLSLVLAGKLNPHDATELKALFM